A genomic window from Cucumis melo cultivar AY chromosome 8, USDA_Cmelo_AY_1.0, whole genome shotgun sequence includes:
- the LOC103485307 gene encoding protein E6 codes for MASSPKLFTSILILTLLFIQIHARESKYFFSKIPNNNVDNNNNNNFDAKETQIPNDENVDPLTNPEKTTTSPQDQQPNFIPQTQDNGYGLYGHESGQLPPNSDSKFFSDNSRENGRSFTTTTTYDNNDNKFRNDVVSNYKSESEEYYNYEDNNNNNNFQTFENSNSKPYENSFYYNKDLYDNGRQSFQNTRLSRDDYTTTPLYDQGKYDNFYNSNNGGGDNNNNGNNMVRQGMSDTRFMENGKYYYDLDREPHHYSRSRGYFGNNINNNNNRNSYEYGNSMGRYQNQNDEAEFQEEPDEFVP; via the coding sequence ATGGCTTCCTCACCCAAATTATTCACTTCTATTCTCATTCTCACTCTTCTATTCATTCAAATCCATGCAAGAGAAAGCAAGTACTTCTTCAGCAAAATACCCAACAACAATGttgacaacaacaacaacaacaactttGATGCCAAAGAAACCCAAATCCCCAACGACGAGAATGTTGATCCTTTAACAAATCCAGAAAAAACCACCACTTCCCCACAAGATCAGCAGCCAAATTTCATCCCTCAAACCCAAGACAACGGCTACGGTCTATACGGTCATGAATCCGGTCAGCTCCCCCCTAATTCCGACAGCAAATTCTTCTCCGACAATAGCCGCGAAAACGGCCGCTCTTTTACCACTACCACCACCTACGACAACAACGATAACAAATTCAGAAACGATGTCGTTTCTAATTACAAATCTGAGTCAGAAGAGTACTACAACTACGaggacaacaacaacaacaacaatttCCAAACTTTTGAAAATAGCAACTCGAAGCCATACGAGAATTCGTTTTACTACAACAAGGATCTTTACGACAACGGACGACAAAGCTTCCAAAACACCCGCCTTTCCCGAGATGATTACACTACAACTCCTCTGTACGACCAGGGAAAATACGACAACTTCTACAACAGCAACAATGGCGGCGGcgacaacaacaacaatggGAATAATATGGTACGACAAGGAATGAGCGACACGAGATTCATGGAGAATGGAAAGTACTATTATGACCTCGACAGGGAGCCACACCATTACAGCAGATCCAGGGGCTATTTCGGGAAcaacatcaacaacaacaacaacaggaATTCATACGAGTACGGTAATTCCATGGGAAGGTATCAGAATCAAAATGATGAAGCAGAATTTCAGGAGGAACCCGATGAGTTCGTGCCATAA
- the LOC103484500 gene encoding uncharacterized protein LOC103484500, which produces MNTTLRLMADSGTHRLPSTDPSPDVLIPSFSFSSLSSSELDTLSTASFFQDHSVSLGRLIGLKPADKKWLYIPTEEKKSVTANSAGRLDDSKTKAGEHEISGRIICIPIVIGVILKMIRSRRNSSS; this is translated from the exons ATGAACACCACACTTCGATTAATGGCTGATTCAGGAACACACAGATTACCATCTACCGATCCTTCCCCTGATGTGCTCATTCCTTCGTTCAGTTTCTCCTCTCTCTCTTCCTCTGAACTCGACACTCTG TCAACGGCCTCCTTCTTTCAAGACCACAGCGTATCGCTTGGACGGCTGATTGGACTAAAGCCGGCCGACAAGAAGTGGTTGTACATCCCGACCGAGGAGAAAAAGAGTGTGACGGCTAATTCTGCTGGCCGCCTAGATGATTCCAAAACGAAGGCCGGTGAACATGAAATATCGGGACGAATAATCTGCATTCCGATTGTGATTGGTGTGATATTGAAGATGATTAGAAGTCGGAGAAATTCCAGCAGTTGA